One Mauremys reevesii isolate NIE-2019 linkage group 27, ASM1616193v1, whole genome shotgun sequence genomic region harbors:
- the NAGS gene encoding N-acetylglutamate synthase, mitochondrial: MDMKPLLVLGLPSRSSLSDTLTFRDTKALLTQNCKALTDALRQNSAATMPFFGAGAVLGAEQLAASSSGISVDSDLLRWCLESGNIPIICPVGETRGRQSLLLDSVEVTAAVSRALLPTKIIFLNMTGGIRNSGQKVLGHVNLPADLDLVTKAQWMGHKEQQQVRLIVDLLSRLPYEASAVIVSAGALLAEIFSNKGSGTLFRNAERMLRTERLEELDQQRLVSLINTSFGKTLRGDYLASIRPRLHSIYFSEGYNAAAIITKEPVLGGMPYLDKFVVSSTKKSQGSGQMLWECIRQDLRTLFWRSRVTNPINPWYFKHSDGSFTNHQWIFFWFGLSDIRDSYELVNHAKSIPDSFCKP; the protein is encoded by the exons ATGGACATGaagcccctgctggtgctggggctgCCGTCCCGGAGCTCCCTGAGCGACACCCTCACCTTCCGGGATACCAAGGCGCTGCTGACCCAGAACTGCAAGGCCCTGACGGACGCCCTGCGCCAGAACTCCGCGGCCACCATGCCCTTCTTCGGGGCCGGCGCCGTGCTAGGAGCGGAGCAGTTGGCCGCCAGCTCCAG tGGGATCTCCGTGGATAGCGACCTGCTGCGGTGGTGCCTGGAGTCCGGGAACATCCCCATCATCTGCCCCGTCGGGGAGACCCGCGGCCGCCAGTCCCTGCTGCTGGACTCCGTCGAGGTCACCGCCGCCGTCTCCAGGGCGCTGCTGCCCACCAAGATCATCTTCCTGAACATGACCGGGGGGATCAGGAACTCCGGGCAGAAG GTGCTGGGGCATGTGAACCTGCCCGCCGACCTGGACCTAGTGACCAAAGCCCAGTGGATGGGccacaaggagcagcagcaggtcaGGCTGATCGTCGACCTGCTAAGCCGCTTGCCCTACGAGGCCTCCGCCGTCATCGTCTCTGCGGGCGCGCTGCTCGCCGAGATCTTCAGCAACAAAG GCTCGGGGACCCTGTTCAGGAACGCTGAGCGCATGCTGCGGACCGagaggctggaggagctggaccAGCAGCGCCTGGTCTCCTTGATCAACACGTCCTTCGGGAAGACCCTCCGAGGGGACTACCTGGCTTCCATACGGCCCAGGCTGCACTCGATCTACTTCTCAGAGGG CTACAACGCAGCAGCCATCATCACGAAGGAGCCGGTCCTGGGCGGGATGCCGTACTTGGACAAGTTCGTGGTCAGCTCCACCAAGAAAAGCCAAGGCTCCGGCCAGATGCTGTGGGAGTGCATTCGGCAGGACCTCAGGACCCTCTTCTGGAGGTCTCGCGTCACCAACCCCATTAACCCCTG GTATTTCAAGCACAGTGATGGAAGCTTCACCAACCACCAATGGATCTTCTTCTGGTTTGGACTGTCCGACATCCGGGATTCCTATGAGCTGGTGAACCACGCAAAATCCATTCCAGACTCGTTCTGCAAACCGTAG